In Nitrosopumilus sp. b3, the genomic stretch ATAACTAAAGGCACCCATTTTCATTAGTTCATTGATGCTAGTTTGATCACCAACATATGCCGAAGTCACAACAACTCTTGTGTTCATGTTATCTTTAACAATGGCTTTCAATACTTTAAAACCATCAACATTAGGCATTTTCAAATCTAATAAAATCACATCTGGTTTGTGCTTTAGATACATTTGAAGACCTTCATATCCATCTTTGGCCTCCACTATACGAGCCCATTTTACAGTTCTTTTCAGAGTGTCCCTAAAGAATACACGAAAGGCATGAGAGTCATCAACTATCAGCACAA encodes the following:
- a CDS encoding response regulator transcription factor, translated to MRKFPIVLIVDDSHAFRVFFRDTLKRTVKWARIVEAKDGYEGLQMYLKHKPDVILLDLKMPNVDGFKVLKAIVKDNMNTRVVVTSAYVGDQTSINELMKMGAFSYLPKPMNRMVLMKTIVDVLNSGKKVDSKKKSPPDKRTSNSFVLNQNY